From a region of the Salmo trutta chromosome 10, fSalTru1.1, whole genome shotgun sequence genome:
- the LOC115201368 gene encoding glucose-induced degradation protein 4 homolog produces MPVPAGYLSNTPMAFKSSASLIPPPPINTHQPGVVASLLYSGSKFRGHQKSKGNSYDVEVVLQHVTTEDSYLCGYLKIKGLTEEYPTLTTFFAGEIISRKRPFLTRKWDADEDVDRKHWGKFQAFYQYAKTFNSDEFDYEELKNSDYIFMRWKEQFLVPDHTIKDISGASFAGFYYICFQKSTATIEGYYYHRSSEWYQSLNLTHVLEHSAAIYEFR; encoded by the exons ATGCCCGTCCCCGCTGGATACCTCAGTAACACCCCCATGGCCTTCAAGTCCTCGGCCTCGCTTATCCCACCTCCCCCGATCAACACCCACCAGCCCGGGGTTGTCGCCTCGCTTCTCTATAGCGGCTCCAAGTTCCGAGGACATCAGAAGAGCAAAGGCAACTCCTACGATGTCGAGGTTGTTTTGCAG CATGTGACCACGGAAGACTCATACTTGTGTGGCTACTTGAAGATCAAAGGGTTGACAGAG GAATACCCCACGCTGACTACGTTCTTTGCAGGGGAGATCATCAGTAGGAAGCGTCCGtttctaaccaggaagtgggatgcagatgaggatgtggatCGCAAACACTGG GGCAAATTCCAGGCCTTCTACCAGTATGCAAAGACGTTCAACTCGGATGAGTTTGACTATGAAGAGCTGAAGAACTCTGACTACATCTTCATGAGGTGGAAG GAGCAGTTCCTGGTCCCTGATCACACCATTAAAGACATCAGCGGTGCTTCCTTCGCTGGTTTCTACTACATCTGCTTCCAGAAGTCCACAGCCACCATAGAGGGGTACTACTACCATAGGAGCTCAGAATG GTACCAGTCTCTGAACCTCACCCATGTTCTGGAACACAGTGCAGCCATCTATGAGTTCCGGTGA